The sequence CACCACAACCAGCACCACTCGCGTTTCTCTGTGGTGATTGAGACTGCGGCTTCAGTTCGACCGATGTGTGTTTGGCATATTTTCTGTCCAAGACAAGTGGCGGCTTTTTTGATGTCGGGCATTCTGTTCGAGAGATTTGTCATTTAACTCATTTTCCTCGGCAAGGTTATGgcaggtgggcgtggcagcatCAGCACGCCTTCTAATGACGTTGTCCAATTGAAATGTACGTCACGCACCTGAACGGTGAAAAAAAGTCGAAAAAGGAAAAGCGCGCAGGAAAACTTGCAAGTTGATGGAGATGTGTGGCAGAGAAAAACTTTTGCCTCACAGGCTTCTCAAGCAAAACTGATTGCAGTTTGCAGCTAATTGCAACACTCGAAGGCAAGTGCAGCACCAAAGGCTAACGCTACTGACTTGATTTCTCCACGATTCTCGGCACTGAAAGATTAAAAACTAGATATTCAGAAACAAATgcaaaagtatttttaaagtttttacaATTTTACTAAGAGtgtataaataatatttttattgtttcaaGCTTTACCATTATCTATAAATTATTTGTCTTTATCTGCGGAAGACATAATATCTCAGAAGGAACATTTATAAACAAGGATTTCAATTGTAGTCAGCTGTATGAAGATACTTAAaacaaaatccaaaaaaaatatttgttgaaaATGCTAATCCTGAgttacttttaaaataaataacgtTAAGCCACTGCTGCTCTCAAACATATATTTTCTGAAAATGAAGGCAACGAATTCGATCAATTTTCACAGTGGCATTTTCTTTCCTTTTCTCCCATGACACATGTCAGCTGTAGGCTGAATCTAAATCTCGGGTTGGCTCCTGCTCCTCATTTAAATCGCACATTTGTACGCGTCATCTTCAAGTCTCTGTCTGCAGTATTCCTCCCTCCTCCTTTTGGCTCTTATTGCTGGCAGCTTATTTCACTGGCAagaaatcgaaaaaaaatacCAGCGATGAAGCTGGGCGAAAAAATTAACTCTTTGGTATAATTTTTCATTTCTCGGAATGAGTTTGGAGCAGCCGCAAGTAACACGACTTCTGTCAGTGTTTCCTCGCCAGTTTTTGCTTGAGGAATGGAAGCACAAACATTAGAAAATGGTCTGCCCGTTGTTCTAGGCCCTCCTTTCCCCAATCAGGGGCCATCTCTTTCTGCGAGTGTCTCTGTATATGTAAATATTGGCTCAGGTTCTATCATTTGCAAAAATCTGGCCAGCCAAGCAAACACATGGATATGTTGGCCTTTAAAGGAGGTGAGCTGCGAGAAGGGTCGGGATAGAGTTGGAGGATGCAGAAGGAACTGGAGGAGGCTATGACTTCTTGAATGAGCGCGCCCCCAAAATGCGGAAGTTTATACAAAAGCAGAACAAAATACACATATATAATGCAGATGTTTCAGGGACTGGTAAAAGGGGGTGTGGAAACAGTGGGAGGGGGTCGCAGAGCAACATTTGCAACTGTCAACGAGACAGCGCGATTTGGACGGAAAGTTTATTACCGGGTTGGACTTAGGCCAATTATGACGAGGGCTCCTCCTCCCATTGCGAAAGGAACAGcgaaaaatgcaaaatgcatAATTGCCAATGGATTTTGTCTTTCTATTAATAAAGTTGGGAAAAGGGAGATCATTATGTAGAGGGCCAAgagatttaaaattaaatttgagcgacttaataataattttcaCTTATAATAGCAAAAGATACACTTAAAAAATGGTTTGAGTTTAACTGAACAGCTTTTTAGACTTATTCCAATTTGTGTGTATTTTTTTGGTGGCGAGGGTAAtataaatcaaacaaaaacaccttaTAACGaagtaaaacaaggaagaacgttgtcagatacccgttactcagctaaagggacgaacgggaaatggagatatgcaagcagcaaagcgagattgaaatgcgccacctaccggcggtagacagatttaagcgttatgggcgttagaatgggcgtggcaatcgataggtattgacgagaccaatacatttcagtttattctagcgtcaaaactgtaggagccacagttttgggcggtttgtgggcgctagagtgggcgtggccttttactctacgagtaacgggtataactagtgacgatcgcaccttcaacaTACAATATTTCTAACATCAAATTTTGAGTCGAACAATTTGGAAATTTAGATTTATCGTGTAATAGatctactaaataaatacacctAAGTTTTTCACATTATTATAAAGGAATTTGTTTCTTAAATAAGAAAGTTAAGTCCGCGATACACTGCTAAATTCAAGCTAATGGCCATTAAGCAGATTTTTCGAGAAACTATCGATGCAAGAAGTTTGAAAATTCATTATTACTTCAGTTCTCAGATATGCTAATCCCAAACCTTGCCAAAAGTAGTGGTTTCTTTGTCCGAACCTTGAAACATAATTCGTACTCCGCGTGTGCCGAACAAAAAACGCGACAGAgtaaaacaaacaaatgcTTAAACACTCGCAGATATTTTAAAGCGAAACGCTTTTCAATTGCATTCGACTGGTCGAGCTGTCAATGACATGGATTTGCAGCCACCAAAGAATCGACAAGAAACAGCCGAACCGAAGGAAAAACAATGCAAAAACCTTTGGCCACATGTGCAGTGCCAAATCAAAACGTCAAATTATAATTGTCTACGAGCTCTTGTTTTTTGTggcattttttttgtttggcaCGAGCAGCGCAAAAACAGTTAGAGAGCACGACCAGTGGAGCCAAACCCAAGAAACGACACCCACGCAGGAAACCCAgaggaaaaaagaaaaaccgaaagccaagaaaagcgCCCAAGCGCAACCGACTGGCATTGACTTTATAGTTTACACACGCCGAAGTTTATCGATGATTTCGATAATATGATTTGTTTctttaatatattaaaaaatgttgcttAGAtgtaatatcaatgacataaaacttttttattgcacgtatttttgttataatttatttattaatttataagtaACAACAGTTGTTAGTAACCGGAAATCgatatataattataatgattttaattatcGTTATTATCGTTAATCGTTATTCGAAGTCGTATGGACTATTTAATTTGTACTTATTTGAATGAATAAACTTTGATTCTTTGAATACGAAGTTAGTTCGaattttttctctgtgcacaGACAACGTTGCAGTGTTCGGATTGGAATCGAAGTTGAAGTTGCAATGCGGCGAGGTCAGGCCCGAAGTCCGAACTCGAACTCGACTCCGCACATAAATTAGTCAGAGTTGCATGCAAAATGAGCAACCACTCCGGTCCACTCCTCCCCCCGCCGGCTGCGTCGTCAAAATGTCTGGGCTAACATTCTGTCGATTGGCAATTAGCTCGGATCTCCCAGCTCCAGCCCCCAATCGTTATTCGTTCGCTCATTGCCCATTGCCCGATTGTTCAATTTCGGTTAATTGGTTCTGATTGTTTTCGAGGCGTGTAGTggattttctcttttttgcGGAGGCAGTGGGAGGAGGTGGAATTATGCCCAAGAAAATTACAGAGTTTTTCTAGGTAAAGTGACTTTATTGTCAAATAAAGGAAAAGGTATTTATAGAAATTGTATACTAATATAATAGCCACATATTCAGCCTTTATAAAAGGATTCCTTTTTTTCTTAACTGGTGAAAAAtgtaacatttaaaattttatttcttttgcgtCAAAGCATATTTTATGATTTGAGTGTTTTCAAAGCAAATGTTAGTATTGCCATTCATATTTTGAGCTTTTCCTTTGCTTAAAGTGTATCAAACATTGCCATTCCTCACCCACCTATTACCAATATTATGAGTGTTCACAACAGCTAATTACAACTGATTGACAAGTCAGATAATTGATTGTGGATTCCAGATTTCTAGTTTATGCAAATGCCAATGTCTTGTGACTAATGTTTCCATATCTTTTGCATCTTTCTTTGCAGGTAAGCAGAGTCTGGCTCTTTGGATCGAAGGTCACCGGCAAGTGGCATCACCTGCTTGTAAGGCCCAGCCTAATTATCACCCAAGTTGCTGGCAGATTTCTTCGGGCGTGGGTGTGACCCACGCGTCATTCGGAAGACCGTCTATGTCTGGGCCACTGGAATTGAAATTGAAACTGAATCTGAAACTGATTCCCCCAACCAAGTCTCGTCAAACGACTTGCGGCATCGTGCCGCTGGCAATTATATTCCATGTTGCCTTTgctataaattaattaaatggaaaataaTCGTGTGCAGCCAGTCAGGCAACAAACAGCGTTCTTCAGAGACACCGATGCCGACAAACGGAGCCGAGTTCTAAATGcttttgtaattttaattgCTCCGCGCCAAATGTTGTGCTGCCAAATATGGCAGCGGTAACTGAAACGCGCAAGTGCAGCACATCCACGCGATACAGATACAACTGGAAGTAGCTGCCTATGTTGCTAATGTCTCAGTTTAACCAACTTCCTCCTCGCGTTTATGCAAAAAGCGAGTAATGCAACATGGAAGGTTTCCCCCCAGCACGACATTCATTGCCACCCGCTtcgtatctgtatctttgGCTGTCGCCGAAGTTGTATCTTTATCTGAtgtatctgcatctgcatctggCTGTTGACGACTTAGCGTTTAATAGCTGCCTTTGAATTATTTATGTGACTCGGTGCCTCAAGTGCGACGTGTGATCTTGACgatgaatgccaatcgattcgGCAATGTCCCTGATTGAGAAGTCATGGAATTAGAAAATATCAATGAGTTGGAGAATAATATTTGCTAATTGTTACCTTTCAAGGCGGTGGgtagtattataaaaaagcTTCAACACATTGGGTGGTATGAGATTTGTGTGAGCGTCTTTGTTGGGGTTGGTAAAACAATCGAGCAGTCCTATtgatgattttaaattttagcaAACTTCTGTTGTTTAGGCCAACCATCAACATTATTCCtcagtatttttattttaaacagtAGGTCTCAATTACAGCAAATTTTAGATAGCTTTCTTCTATAAGTATAGATTCACAAGGCTTTAAtgtaatacaaatattttactttccttagtttttcatttttttccatctcaaaattaaaaataacatACTTAGCTAAGTAAAATCACCGTCTTTAGGTTAGTGTCTAATGCAATGCTATGCCATTatcattatatttttaaaaagtattggAAGAATATTCCATTGGATTTCCTTTTTCCAAAGTAATGAATTGATTTTTCATCGGtattacattttcaaaaagtatTGAATCTATTTTACATTAGCATTATTTTGTCAAAAGTAATGAATCACTTAGCATCTTAGAATTCAAACCgtaaaaaaaatccaaattaGATATACCATTGTCTGAAATGCAGAAGTTACATTTGATTAAATAGTGCTGTCGAATCGCAAATTTCGTTTATCCACACCAACTTGAATGCACTACTTCCCAAAGTTATTGAACTCTGTTCATGTTAATTCAGTTTTAATAAACTATGTAATGGAGTTTGCGTTCTCCTCAAAGTCTTTTGAGCagaaacagatttttaaaTGCATTCATTAACCCCTGGTGACCAATGTGGAAAGGGCTCAAAGGCCGTTCGGCCGTTGGTCAGTGTTGGCCTTTTGTTTTGGCCACAGCAGGCTACGCGGCAGTGGGAGAGCGTCTCTCATATTGAATTACCAAAGTACAGTGAACACTCCACTCCGGAGCTCTTTTGTTTGCCTTTTGCGCTTTGTGCATGCCAAAATAAAAAGGCGTAGTCCGCTTGTCATCGGAGGGGGTAAAAATGGGCGGGGGCGCTGGCAGAGCGGTGGGCGTGGGCCCGCTCAATGGGCACTGGCCGCTTCAAGCGAGCGAACGAACGTTGAGTGAGTGACGGACTGGTCGAGTCTGACATGCACTGCTCAAAATGTAGGGTATGGAATGTATAAGTCTTCTATAAGTCCAACCACCATTTCGCTCTAAAAGTTATCAATTATGTAACGATTAGATAGTGATGCTGTGGTACAAACTATGCTAGTTATgttagatattttttaaacaaataaataaatataagatTAGTAGAAGACAAAATTCGGACTTAAACTACTTCATACCATAAATAACTTTCTTGCTTTCAAAGGAAAACCAGAGTCTTATCCATTTAAGAAGCACACTTGTTAATAGATTTCTGTCAGTGTGGTCTGTTTGTAGTCTGagtgactgactgactgactgacatgCCCATTTCGCATGCCTTTGTGTTTTTGGCCTGTTTACCTCGCCCACAATCCCCGAGGACCCCACCGCCCCCAGAAACCCCCTGCATAGGCTCTCTCGTATTCCTTTCTTTTTGGCGCAACTTTTTCGgctctgtttttttttgtgcgaAGGGGGTTTGctttttgcattttgtttATATTACGTGTCGCTCGCGCTTCAAGGCGGCACCACCGACTGACTGACAACTTCAATCAGCATCAAAGACACGGAGCCGACTCTTGACTCTGGACACTGAGCCCCCGTGGCCCGTGCCCCCTCATGTGGCATATGCCACGCCCAGTTCGCCGCTCGTGTAATTGGAGCAGCATTGAAGTTGCGGGCTTTATTCCGTTTCAAAGCCGATTCTTTTCTGTGGGTGTTGACAAAAGTCGTTGCTGTCTGCATGCCGATGGGGGGCTAATTGCGGAATATGCCGCCATAGGCAAAGAAAACAGTGGAGACTCAAATCTTCTAAGCCAACGAAATATAAAAGCGTCAACATTGCCGCTTATTAAGTGATCTTTTAGAACTTTCTTGACTATTAGAGTAGTCGCAAACAAAATGGCTTACAGGTTTTAAGCGAGCTGGTCCAAGCTGGGgcttaatttaaattgtatttctTCAACGCCTTTGGGCTGTTTCGATCGATTTCGGATCGCGGTGATTTGCCATGTTTATTCAGTGGTCGTTTTCACTGTACCACTCTTTATGCATGCCGCAAGCGTGACTTCATCTTGACCTCGCGCATACGCAGCATAGCCCGCATACGTATACGTACGGCCGTCCAACCATCCACCATCCATCCATCCGTCCGTTCGTCCGACCCATTGCATTCCATACCAAGGCATACTGATTCTATAGCGATTCCGATTCCAGCCCACACAAAAATGCCGCCAGCTTCCAAGCGAGACACTCTGTCTGCCGTTCTCCTTTCTTCCCTACTCCACTTGGGGGGAGCCCCTTTCTCTTTTCCCCCGTTTATTCTGCGGCGCTTTGCaagttatttttattgatGAAGCGTACAAATCGAGTCAGGGCAACATTGTTGCCTGGCCACTGGCAACATTTCATTAGCGGCGATATTGAATTTATGTTGCTGGCAACAATGTTGCCATTCTACAGTGGACGGTCGCCAGATAGATTCGTCTTCTGTGTCATCCGGCATAAAGCCATATTCCTCGTGTGTGGTCCGATCTTCTTCCACTTCCTCAGGGcatttttctccatttccccccTTCTGTTTTTGTTCAGCCGTTATCAGGTCGCCATTTAAGCTTTGAGTGCCTTTTCTAATTCACACTTTTTTCGACCGATTCTTCCCTCCGCGGTGGCTTTTCTTTTCCTTTATTCTCTTCTATTCAGTTCCCAGCATGTGACGACGTTCGCGTTTTTACGCGTCTCGCAAATGGCAAGCGACACTGAAGAATTGAGGCGGAAGAAGAGTCCATCGTTGGAATCCAAAGATCTGTATACCCTTAAAAGTGACTTATACCGAATCAGTTTCCATTCTAAGGAGAATCCTTTTTCCATCTTAAAAACCTTTTGTATAGATCCAAAATTTAAATAGAATAGGTCTTGTTTGAAAGAGGGTGAGGATTTCCATCAATTATACTTAAAATAATCCAACATGATTTTGGGATTACAATTTTGATATCAAATGCCATCGTTTGATTTGTATAGATACAGAACTAGATTCTAAATAAACCATACTTTATCACAAAAGCATTTTAACAGCTTTTCAATATTTCAGAAAATCTTGTAATACCCCTGGAAGGGTATCAAAATAAGAAACTAAAGTGAGAACGGATCGGGGGACCACACACGAAGCAAAAGCCGGAGAGCGGCATTCGTCTAGGCCTCTTCTTCTGCGACATTGCGACGTGATGAATGGGCAGCGACAACATCAGACGCAAATGCAGGCGTTGGGGAAATTAGTGGGGAAAGTAGGAGGAGGAAAACCCGTGGTGAGGGGAGGGGAAAGGGGGCGCAGGTTGGTCAATCTGAGCCGCTGTCAGCTTTGTGCGACTCTGTCAACGCCATCGCTTTTGGCGCACCGCCTCTCACAACCCCATAACAACCGTCATATTCTGACGGCGGCGTCTTTTTCAAATGGCGCGCGTTTAATTTGCAAATGAGCTTAGACCGGACCCctttttaaatctttttacTAGACTGACAAACGACCTCAGGTTTTTAAAGGGCCATGGTTCAGGTATGCTAGAGTATGTGCAGGTTAGTTATGAATATacgtacatatatgtatataaactaaaaaaatatttgtatattcaGAGATTTGTAtcaaattaatatattttaaggctCGGTGATTGcttaaagtatttttttaagcaAAGCATTCGATTGACTTTAGATCTTCGTATAAGTCGAACGAGTGTTCGAaccctaaaaaaaagtttcttttttgttttacaATGAATTATTTTTCTAAAAGTTTTTAGCAAAACCTGAGAATAATACATACTTggaattgttttaaaatatgaaaCGGAACTAAGATTAATACTATTTTCTGTTCCATTTTTTATCTAACACGATAACAATTGCTGAAATGTCCTTACGAAGTTTGTTAATTAAAGCCTCGTCTTACAACGTCACCAGTGCCCCATTACTTAGTTATTCCCCTACCTATCGAACTGAAATGAAAAgaattaaattcatttggctGTCTCCACTTCGGAATTTGTTGTTTTCGCTGGCTCAGCATTCCGCTGACAGACAGAAAAATAAAGGAAATAAAGCTTTGCGGGGCgggagggggcgtggcatccGAGGTCTATGTCTGGCCTGGGTTTTAAGTTGTGGCGCTGTGCCATTCCCGGAATTGTTTGTCTTGTCTTTTGTCTTCACAAACCGTCTGCGGATCCCTGGGATCGCAGCTCACGAGTTGGGCTTTGGGCTTGGGTTCAGATGTTTGTTTTGATGCTGGCACAGCATTatagtattttatatataacgGCCACGCACCGATTTGCGGGGACTTCCAGGAACGGGAAGACAGAGTGAGAGAAACACTCATTCATAGGCCATTGATTGAATTACAGCGTGGAATGAACTTGTTTTGAATGCGATTCAATTTCGCTGGGTTCGCAGAACCACAGGATCGTTAGGCAATCATTATCATCATGAGCTGTCCTCCATTCGCTGGAAATATTTGGGTCGTTTTGATGGGTTCGTAGGGCCAGAAGATTGACCCATTTCGGGGAAGCCGCATGAGGGCCTTTCCAAAAAACCACCGCACCAGCAAACCGCCTACCCAACAAATCCCACATGCcataaattataaaacaaC is a genomic window of Drosophila suzukii chromosome 2L, CBGP_Dsuzu_IsoJpt1.0, whole genome shotgun sequence containing:
- the LOC118876900 gene encoding uncharacterized protein, whose amino-acid sequence is MREFNLPLMPCFYCWFRLFAQSRLTVTCKQSLALWIEGHRQVASPACKAQPNYHPSCWQISSGVGVTHASFGRPSMSGPLELKLKLNLKLIPPTKSRQTTCGIVPLAIIFHVAFAIN